A window from Thermoanaerobacterium sp. PSU-2 encodes these proteins:
- the gcvH gene encoding glycine cleavage system protein GcvH encodes MKILEGLYYSKNHEWVKVEGDKAYVGITDFAQHSLGDIVYAELPEIDTVLNAGDTLGTVESVKAASDVYCPISGKIVEVNQAVADDPSLLNSDPYENWMICIEINDKGELDQLMSPEEYSDFCN; translated from the coding sequence ATGAAAATTTTAGAAGGTCTTTATTACTCAAAAAATCACGAATGGGTAAAAGTTGAAGGCGACAAGGCATACGTTGGAATAACTGATTTTGCTCAGCATTCATTAGGCGACATAGTATACGCAGAACTTCCTGAAATTGATACAGTATTAAATGCAGGAGATACATTAGGCACTGTTGAATCAGTAAAAGCAGCATCTGATGTCTACTGCCCTATAAGCGGCAAAATAGTTGAAGTAAACCAAGCCGTCGCAGACGATCCATCACTTTTAAACAGCGATCCATACGAAAACTGGATGATTTGCATTGAAATAAATGACAAGGGTGAATTAGACCAGCTTATGTCACCGGAAGAATACAGCGATTTTTGCAATTAA
- the gcvT gene encoding glycine cleavage system aminomethyltransferase GcvT has translation MDSLKRTPLYDIHKKYGAKMIDFAGFEMPVQYESILKEHEAVRKNAGLFDVSHMGEIIVEGRDSEKFINYMVTNDITKIGANQAMYSPMCYSNGTTVDDLLVYKFSYEKYMLVVNASNIDKDYKWLWENKNDFDVEIKDESGEISELALQGPKSQEILEKITNYDLDSLKYYHFDYMDLDGINCLVSRSGYTGEDGFEIFLKNEYVALMWEKILSVGENLGIKPAGLGARDTLRFEAGLPLYGNELSDDITPLEAGLGSFVKLDKLFLGKEALLNQKEEGLKRKIVGFEMADNAIPRHGYDVYAEGEKIGYVTTGYLSPTLKKNIGMALINSQFATIGNEINIIIRNKPYKAFVASKNFYKKNYKK, from the coding sequence TTGGACAGCTTAAAAAGAACTCCACTTTACGACATCCATAAAAAGTACGGCGCAAAGATGATAGATTTTGCAGGATTTGAAATGCCTGTACAGTACGAAAGCATACTTAAAGAACACGAAGCAGTCAGAAAGAACGCAGGTCTTTTCGATGTATCACACATGGGTGAAATAATTGTAGAAGGTCGTGACTCTGAAAAATTCATAAACTACATGGTTACAAATGACATCACAAAAATTGGTGCAAACCAAGCAATGTATTCTCCTATGTGCTATTCTAATGGCACAACAGTAGACGATTTATTAGTGTACAAATTTTCTTATGAAAAATACATGTTAGTAGTAAATGCTAGCAATATAGATAAGGATTACAAATGGTTATGGGAAAACAAAAATGACTTTGATGTGGAAATAAAAGATGAATCAGGAGAGATCTCAGAGCTTGCTTTGCAAGGGCCAAAATCGCAGGAAATACTTGAGAAAATTACAAATTACGATTTAGACAGTTTAAAATACTACCATTTTGATTACATGGACTTAGACGGGATAAATTGCCTTGTTTCAAGGTCTGGCTACACTGGCGAAGACGGCTTCGAAATATTTTTAAAAAACGAATATGTAGCATTGATGTGGGAAAAAATCTTATCTGTCGGAGAAAATCTTGGCATAAAGCCCGCCGGCTTAGGGGCCAGAGATACGCTGAGATTTGAAGCAGGACTTCCGCTATACGGCAATGAACTTTCTGATGACATAACACCATTAGAAGCTGGATTAGGTTCATTTGTTAAACTTGATAAATTGTTTTTAGGAAAAGAAGCTCTTTTAAATCAAAAAGAAGAAGGACTTAAAAGGAAAATAGTAGGATTTGAAATGGCGGACAATGCTATACCGCGCCATGGTTATGATGTTTATGCAGAAGGCGAAAAGATCGGATATGTGACAACCGGATATCTATCGCCTACGCTAAAGAAAAACATAGGTATGGCGTTAATAAATAGTCAATTTGCCACTATTGGCAATGAAATAAACATAATAATACGCAATAAGCCATATAAGGCTTTTGTGGCAAGCAAAAATTTTTACAAGAAAAATTACAAAAAATAG
- a CDS encoding helix-turn-helix transcriptional regulator, with amino-acid sequence MKLILDNDNRNIIGPRLKTIRLKNKLTQQQLSAKLETIAVYIDRASISKIEQQKRIVTDFELLALSEILKVSPNWLLGLEK; translated from the coding sequence ATGAAACTAATACTTGACAATGATAACCGAAATATTATTGGTCCTCGCTTAAAAACCATAAGATTAAAAAATAAATTGACTCAACAACAATTATCTGCAAAATTAGAAACAATAGCTGTATACATAGACAGAGCAAGTATCTCTAAAATTGAGCAACAAAAACGCATCGTTACCGATTTTGAATTACTTGCTTTATCCGAAATACTTAAAGTCAGCCCTAATTGGTTGTTAGGACTTGAAAAATAA
- a CDS encoding GGDEF domain-containing protein has product MDKITESEDIIYILINQQRSICYSNVDKTIAEEHLSELHIFDYLPFDNTISYEIKYYKVTVYKFNLDKTMYYLAVIRLQDNLYKYAYRDYLTGLYNRNYWEQLKIKISEANLHKRFYLIIIDIDNLKFINDNKGHLEGDKVIKIVGQSIKESIRKDDIAIRYGGDEFFILISSNKMYVAQMVINRIRKSINKRCKTGDIRIEISAGTAYYNSVCNLENVIIMADKNMYKEKNRKKSSRIF; this is encoded by the coding sequence ATGGATAAGATTACTGAATCTGAAGATATAATATACATTTTAATAAATCAGCAACGTAGCATTTGTTATAGCAATGTTGATAAAACTATTGCCGAAGAACATTTATCTGAATTACATATATTTGATTATCTTCCTTTTGATAATACTATTAGTTATGAAATTAAATATTATAAAGTGACTGTTTATAAATTTAATTTGGACAAAACAATGTACTATTTAGCCGTTATTAGATTACAAGACAATTTATATAAATATGCATATAGAGATTATTTAACAGGATTGTATAACAGAAATTATTGGGAGCAATTAAAAATAAAAATATCGGAAGCAAATTTACATAAACGATTTTATTTAATCATCATTGATATTGATAATCTTAAGTTTATTAATGACAATAAGGGACACTTAGAAGGAGATAAAGTTATAAAGATCGTTGGACAGTCTATTAAGGAAAGTATACGAAAAGATGATATTGCAATAAGGTACGGAGGTGATGAGTTCTTTATATTGATTTCAAGCAATAAAATGTATGTAGCACAAATGGTAATAAATAGAATCAGAAAAAGCATCAACAAAAGATGCAAAACTGGGGATATTCGTATTGAAATAAGTGCGGGAACAGCATATTATAATTCTGTTTGCAATCTGGAAAATGTGATAATCATGGCAGATAAAAATATGTATAAGGAGAAAAATAGGAAAAAATCAAGTAGAATATTTTAA
- a CDS encoding N-acetylmuramoyl-L-alanine amidase — MKSILTNIRLDTKAANNCIKENKSLIGFDFYTDIPEYSVEKSDGDYIIVFKDASINMPDGTYTVDDGIVDKVILKCNEKNVDATIKLSMESDSDIKVSNGVPAKMDFYVDRTPLKKILSDKKIALNPVHKKTTKSPTNLLPQVPMKDIAKKTSELLNLLYAKPHIIGSNYSDSFAINDDVEYDIAISFATEASLKDESGFKIYYDEQNDKSKSLAEILSKALERKSPLNNLGIHAKKYGDEFFEIPIVTIVPAIENSRLDDAHLRDIDYRSKIALAVFNGILEYFKSN; from the coding sequence TTGAAAAGTATATTGACAAACATCAGGCTTGATACAAAAGCCGCAAATAACTGTATAAAGGAAAATAAAAGTTTAATAGGCTTTGACTTTTATACAGATATTCCGGAATACAGCGTAGAAAAATCGGATGGTGATTATATAATTGTATTTAAAGATGCTTCAATAAATATGCCAGACGGAACATATACAGTTGATGACGGCATCGTCGATAAGGTCATATTGAAGTGCAATGAAAAAAATGTAGATGCCACGATCAAACTGTCCATGGAATCAGATAGCGACATTAAAGTGTCAAATGGAGTACCCGCTAAGATGGATTTCTACGTTGACAGAACACCACTTAAAAAGATTTTATCAGACAAAAAAATCGCACTAAATCCTGTACATAAAAAAACTACTAAAAGCCCTACAAATCTTTTACCTCAAGTGCCAATGAAGGATATCGCAAAAAAGACAAGTGAATTGCTTAATTTGCTATATGCAAAGCCACATATAATAGGAAGCAATTACAGCGACTCATTTGCCATAAATGATGATGTAGAATACGATATTGCAATAAGTTTTGCAACCGAAGCATCTTTAAAAGATGAAAGCGGATTTAAGATATACTACGACGAACAAAATGACAAATCCAAAAGTCTTGCTGAAATCCTCAGTAAAGCTTTAGAGCGAAAATCTCCATTGAACAATTTAGGAATACATGCAAAAAAATACGGCGATGAATTTTTTGAAATACCTATTGTGACAATTGTACCTGCCATAGAAAACAGCAGATTAGATGATGCACATTTAAGAGACATAGACTACAGAAGCAAAATTGCATTAGCAGTATTTAATGGAATACTGGAGTATTTTAAATCTAATTAA
- a CDS encoding coenzyme F420-0:L-glutamate ligase, giving the protein MPYGKIPIRTHVITKDDDIADVVSRYTKDIAEEGDLIAIAESVVAITQGRAYMPDEIKVGFLAKILCRFTGRNGSLTSPQAMQCAINEVGWLRIFVAALVSAIGKIFKKRGLFFKIAGRKVALIDDVAGTMAPYHKYIVLGPAEPDLVCDMIKQKTGIDTVIIDANDLHCADCIGASKGVSKSYVEKLFLDNPSGNSEQQTPIVVIKSYKEQTAEIADDVRCEKELHEILQNQ; this is encoded by the coding sequence TTGCCATACGGGAAAATTCCTATAAGGACCCATGTTATAACAAAAGATGACGATATAGCTGATGTGGTATCAAGATACACAAAAGATATTGCAGAAGAAGGGGATTTGATAGCCATTGCAGAAAGCGTTGTGGCTATTACCCAGGGAAGGGCATATATGCCTGATGAGATAAAAGTGGGATTTTTGGCTAAAATCTTATGCAGGTTTACGGGGAGAAATGGGAGCCTAACTTCGCCACAAGCCATGCAGTGTGCCATAAATGAGGTTGGTTGGCTTAGGATTTTTGTGGCTGCACTTGTAAGTGCAATAGGCAAAATATTTAAGAAAAGAGGACTTTTTTTCAAGATAGCAGGGAGAAAAGTTGCACTTATAGATGACGTGGCAGGAACCATGGCGCCTTATCACAAGTACATAGTATTAGGACCTGCTGAACCTGATTTGGTATGCGATATGATAAAACAGAAAACAGGTATCGATACTGTCATAATCGATGCAAATGACTTGCATTGTGCTGATTGCATTGGCGCGTCTAAAGGTGTCTCAAAATCGTACGTTGAGAAGCTTTTTTTAGACAATCCGTCAGGAAATTCAGAACAGCAGACACCTATTGTCGTTATTAAATCGTATAAAGAGCAAACCGCAGAAATCGCTGATGATGTAAGGTGTGAAAAAGAATTGCATGAGATTTTGCAGAATCAATGA
- a CDS encoding cation-transporting P-type ATPase, whose protein sequence is MKTDDIFRMTEDQLFKELDTSIKGISKEEANKRLEKYGYNEIKEVKKTSMFSRFIANFTHLLAILLWIASILSFVGGMPQLGWAIILVIIVNALFSFWQEFKAEQATESLKKMLPSYVKVIRDGQQEQILARELVPGDVIYLEEGDHVPADARLIEAFEMRTINAALTGESEPVRRTSDVVLDEDVSLIQAPNLVFMGTNVASGSGTAVVYATGMNTQFGKIASLTQTISAEQSPLQKQLTRVAKVIAYLSLVMGVFFFLLGLLMGRSLVDTFMFAIGIITANVPEGLLPTVTLALAMGVQRMAKRHALVKKLSSVETLGGATVICTDKTGTLTQNEMTVREIWTKVAYYNVSGVGYEPKGDFYVDDQKVDVKNLPNELSLLLKIGLLCNNSRLVRPTNENPSWGIIGDPTEGSLVVLAEKAGFTFEEMSREYPRISQLPFDSRRKRMTSIHKYGKEIYVFTKGAPKETLSVCNYILSDDGIKKLEQSDIDDIVRQNDKFAESGLRVLAMAYKKIDNEIKEYSIENVENDLIFVGLVAMMDPPRPEVELAVKQAHKAGIKIIMITGDYGLTAESIARRIGIVKGPRPRIITGNELDKMSDEDLKKELKNKEIIFARVAPEHKMKVVAALKDMGEVVAVTGDGVNDSPALKKADIGIAMGKSGTDVAREVATMVLTDDNFASIVNAIEEGRAVYDNVRKFITYIFAHLTPEAIPYILFSLFNIPVPITVMQILAIDLGTETLPALALGVEPPEPGVMDRPPRSPKEKLLNLSLFLRGYVLLGIISSIAVLSGYFWVLYSGGWHWGMTLPLSDPLARKAATMSFLGIVIMQVANVFACRTEVASMFSVSFFKNRLLNIGVVFELVLTALLIYVPFLQKIFDTYPVPFKNWLFYVAFMPILIGAEEIRKYILRRKIASNQKEVKGSI, encoded by the coding sequence TTGAAAACTGATGATATATTTAGAATGACAGAAGACCAATTGTTTAAAGAATTAGACACATCTATAAAGGGCATTTCAAAAGAAGAAGCTAATAAAAGATTAGAAAAGTATGGATACAACGAAATAAAAGAAGTCAAAAAGACATCCATGTTTTCAAGATTCATAGCAAATTTTACACATCTATTGGCAATACTTCTTTGGATAGCCAGCATACTTTCCTTTGTAGGTGGGATGCCACAACTTGGCTGGGCAATAATACTTGTAATAATTGTAAATGCTTTGTTTAGCTTTTGGCAGGAGTTTAAGGCAGAACAAGCGACAGAAAGCCTTAAGAAGATGCTGCCATCGTATGTGAAAGTCATAAGGGACGGGCAACAAGAACAAATATTGGCACGTGAATTAGTTCCGGGAGATGTTATATACCTTGAAGAAGGCGATCATGTACCTGCCGATGCAAGACTCATCGAAGCTTTTGAGATGAGAACTATTAATGCTGCATTGACAGGAGAATCAGAGCCTGTCAGAAGGACATCTGATGTTGTCTTAGACGAGGATGTATCGCTTATACAAGCGCCAAATCTGGTCTTTATGGGGACAAATGTTGCGTCTGGTTCTGGAACTGCAGTTGTCTACGCTACAGGCATGAATACCCAATTTGGTAAGATAGCTTCATTGACACAGACTATAAGTGCAGAGCAAAGCCCACTGCAAAAGCAGCTTACGAGAGTTGCAAAGGTGATAGCGTATTTGTCTCTTGTGATGGGAGTATTTTTCTTCCTTTTAGGCCTTTTGATGGGAAGGTCTTTGGTTGATACGTTTATGTTTGCAATAGGTATAATAACAGCTAATGTACCTGAGGGATTATTGCCGACTGTGACATTAGCACTTGCAATGGGCGTACAGCGAATGGCAAAAAGACATGCTTTAGTGAAGAAACTTTCCAGCGTTGAGACATTAGGCGGTGCAACAGTTATTTGCACAGACAAGACGGGGACACTGACGCAAAATGAGATGACTGTAAGAGAAATCTGGACTAAAGTGGCATATTACAATGTAAGCGGTGTGGGGTATGAACCAAAAGGCGACTTTTATGTTGATGACCAAAAGGTAGATGTCAAAAATCTGCCTAATGAACTTTCATTGCTGTTAAAAATAGGTTTATTGTGCAACAACAGCCGATTAGTTAGACCGACGAATGAGAACCCATCCTGGGGAATAATAGGCGATCCTACAGAAGGTTCACTGGTGGTGCTGGCTGAGAAGGCAGGATTTACATTTGAAGAAATGTCGAGGGAGTACCCGAGAATATCTCAACTGCCATTTGATTCAAGGCGGAAAAGGATGACTTCCATACATAAGTATGGAAAAGAAATTTACGTATTTACTAAGGGTGCGCCAAAAGAAACCCTTTCAGTTTGCAATTACATTTTAAGCGATGACGGCATCAAAAAATTGGAGCAGTCGGATATAGATGATATAGTTAGGCAAAATGATAAATTTGCTGAATCGGGCCTTAGAGTGCTTGCAATGGCATACAAAAAAATAGATAATGAGATTAAAGAATATAGCATCGAAAATGTGGAAAACGACTTGATTTTTGTAGGCTTAGTTGCAATGATGGATCCGCCAAGGCCTGAAGTCGAATTGGCTGTCAAACAGGCACACAAAGCTGGCATAAAGATCATCATGATAACAGGTGACTACGGATTGACGGCTGAGTCAATCGCAAGAAGGATAGGCATAGTGAAAGGACCAAGGCCAAGGATAATAACAGGCAATGAATTGGACAAGATGTCTGACGAAGATCTGAAGAAAGAATTAAAGAATAAGGAGATAATATTTGCCAGAGTTGCTCCAGAACACAAAATGAAAGTTGTGGCTGCTTTAAAAGATATGGGTGAAGTAGTGGCTGTTACAGGTGATGGTGTCAACGATTCGCCTGCATTGAAGAAAGCCGATATAGGCATTGCAATGGGAAAATCAGGAACAGATGTGGCAAGAGAAGTGGCTACGATGGTCCTGACAGATGATAATTTTGCCAGCATTGTAAATGCCATTGAAGAAGGCAGAGCAGTTTACGACAACGTCAGGAAGTTTATAACGTACATCTTTGCACACTTGACACCAGAAGCAATACCATATATCTTGTTTTCACTGTTTAATATTCCTGTACCTATAACGGTAATGCAGATATTGGCTATAGATTTAGGTACTGAGACGTTGCCAGCTCTTGCTCTTGGCGTGGAGCCGCCTGAGCCCGGTGTCATGGATAGACCACCTAGATCGCCAAAAGAAAAGCTTCTGAATTTGTCGTTGTTTTTAAGAGGCTACGTGTTATTGGGCATAATAAGCTCAATAGCTGTTTTGTCTGGATATTTCTGGGTTCTGTACAGCGGTGGATGGCATTGGGGAATGACGCTTCCTCTGTCTGACCCATTGGCAAGAAAGGCTGCTACAATGAGCTTTTTGGGGATAGTCATTATGCAGGTAGCAAATGTATTTGCATGCCGTACAGAGGTTGCTTCAATGTTCAGTGTAAGTTTCTTCAAAAATAGATTGCTAAACATTGGTGTGGTCTTTGAGCTGGTTTTGACAGCATTGCTTATATACGTTCCGTTTTTGCAGAAGATATTTGACACGTATCCGGTGCCATTTAAGAATTGGCTGTTTTACGTGGCGTTTATGCCGATACTCATAGGTGCTGAAGAAATAAGGAAGTATATACTTCGCAGAAAAATTGCATCAAATCAAAAGGAGGTGAAAGGCTCTATTTGA
- a CDS encoding TrkA family potassium uptake protein, producing the protein MNIIVAGCGRLGAELAQMLDSDGYSVVVIDKDVNAFKRLKPSFKGKFIEGVAFDKATLIKAGIEHADAVASTTNGDNTNIVTALIAKKKFNVPTIVARIYDPIRAEIYRKMGINTVSPTLWGANKMKDLICHPDLFRISSFGSGEVEIVETEASAYLDGRHVKDLVIPSEVNVVSIVRDGIAMIPTQSTVVKKGDKIFIAVTAFGKTKMKQMFM; encoded by the coding sequence ATGAATATAATTGTTGCTGGATGCGGCAGGCTTGGAGCTGAGTTGGCACAGATGTTAGATTCAGATGGCTATAGTGTCGTAGTCATAGACAAAGACGTAAATGCCTTTAAAAGATTGAAGCCTTCTTTTAAAGGAAAGTTCATTGAAGGTGTTGCTTTTGACAAGGCTACTTTAATAAAAGCAGGCATTGAGCATGCAGATGCTGTTGCATCAACTACGAACGGTGATAACACCAATATCGTTACAGCTTTGATTGCAAAAAAGAAATTCAATGTCCCTACTATTGTGGCAAGGATATATGATCCCATAAGAGCGGAAATATACAGAAAAATGGGCATCAATACTGTTTCCCCTACATTGTGGGGTGCAAACAAGATGAAGGATTTGATATGCCATCCTGACCTTTTTAGGATTTCATCATTTGGCAGTGGCGAAGTGGAGATAGTAGAGACGGAAGCTTCGGCTTATTTGGATGGGCGACACGTAAAAGATTTAGTAATTCCGTCAGAAGTGAATGTAGTCAGCATAGTGAGGGATGGCATCGCTATGATTCCAACACAAAGCACAGTTGTGAAAAAAGGAGATAAGATATTTATAGCCGTTACAGCTTTTGGAAAGACAAAGATGAAGCAGATGTTTATGTAA
- a CDS encoding TrkA family potassium uptake protein has product MSIMIVGAGRLGLYLAQLMDERQEKVVVVEKDESKIDKLRKELKCEIVVGDGCNSDVLKKAGITGTDIVVAATGHDEDNLIICQLAKYEFGVSRVVSRINNPKNDWLFTKDMGVDAAVSSARIIARLIEEEAEISGLTTIINLSEGKISIVRSIIEKGSNAANKMIKDLMLPKNCVIMSVIRNNKVLLPNGSTYILPGDEVLSVVSDESKEALKNIFDAE; this is encoded by the coding sequence ATGTCAATAATGATTGTTGGTGCTGGTCGATTAGGTTTATATCTTGCTCAATTGATGGATGAAAGACAAGAAAAAGTTGTAGTTGTTGAAAAAGATGAATCGAAAATTGATAAACTAAGGAAAGAATTAAAGTGTGAAATAGTGGTTGGAGATGGTTGTAACTCGGATGTTTTAAAAAAAGCTGGAATAACAGGAACGGATATTGTTGTCGCTGCCACAGGACATGATGAAGATAATCTTATAATTTGTCAACTGGCAAAATACGAGTTTGGCGTATCGAGAGTAGTGTCCAGGATAAACAATCCGAAAAATGACTGGCTTTTTACTAAAGATATGGGAGTGGATGCGGCTGTAAGCAGTGCCAGGATAATCGCAAGATTGATAGAAGAAGAAGCTGAAATAAGTGGACTTACGACAATAATCAATCTTTCAGAAGGAAAAATTTCTATCGTAAGGAGTATCATTGAAAAAGGATCCAATGCTGCCAATAAAATGATCAAAGACTTAATGCTACCGAAAAACTGCGTTATCATGTCGGTAATAAGAAACAACAAAGTTTTGCTTCCAAACGGTAGCACATACATCTTACCGGGGGATGAGGTCTTAAGCGTCGTAAGCGATGAAAGCAAGGAAGCATTAAAGAATATTTTTGATGCAGAGTAA
- a CDS encoding sodium-translocating pyrophosphatase encodes MNSYLLIIYGVVIIAALAIIGFIRFIFSQDKGDEKMQQISDSIKEGAMAFLNRQYKTITVLALIVAVIIIIANYYGHQAEGVGSAISYAWHVGLAFISGALCSAISGYIGMYMAVNSNVRAASGARKGLNKALQIALRGGAVTGLAVTALSLFGVATLFFAYGGASGQQELVKNAPSLIVGFGFGASFVALFAQLGGGIYTKAADVGADLVGKVEAGIPEDDPRNPAVIADLVGDNVGDCAGRGADLFESTAAENIGAMILGVGLYPVFGLKGILFPLVARAIGIIASIIGIVFVNTKDESKDPMIALNKGYFVTTIINIIVLFFAVKVMLSGHLSNGNSVNYLLLYGAAVAGILLSYVFVFLTNYYTSMSTRPVQEIAKASTTGAATNIITGISVGMESPALPVLFISAAIIIAYRLGELALPNIATAGFYGTAIATMGMLSTTAYILAMDTFGPITDNAGGITEMSEAPESVRVVTDRLDACGNTTKALTKGYAVGSAALATFLLFSAYLDEVKKILGKPIDSWFAVDIGKPEVFIGAFIGAMIVFLFSSTAIRAVGKAAQYVILEVRRQFKENPGIMEGTSKPDYAKTVDIVTKGALKEMVIPGLIVVVAPILVGILLGKESAAAFLMVGTISGVIMALFLNNGGGAWDNAKKFIELGNYGGKKSDAHKAGVVGDTVGDPFKDTAGPSLHVLIKLISTITLVFASLFR; translated from the coding sequence TTGAATTCCTATCTACTTATCATCTATGGAGTTGTTATTATTGCAGCTCTTGCCATCATTGGTTTTATTAGGTTTATTTTCAGTCAAGACAAAGGTGACGAGAAGATGCAGCAGATCTCAGACTCCATAAAAGAAGGTGCAATGGCTTTTCTAAACAGGCAGTATAAAACGATAACAGTCCTTGCACTGATAGTTGCCGTCATAATAATAATTGCCAATTACTACGGACATCAGGCAGAAGGTGTTGGCTCTGCTATAAGCTATGCATGGCATGTTGGATTGGCATTTATATCTGGAGCTTTGTGCTCTGCTATATCAGGCTACATAGGCATGTACATGGCAGTCAATTCAAATGTGAGGGCAGCCAGTGGTGCAAGAAAAGGCCTTAACAAAGCTTTACAGATCGCTTTAAGAGGTGGGGCTGTTACAGGCCTTGCGGTTACAGCATTATCCCTTTTTGGCGTTGCGACTTTGTTTTTTGCTTACGGTGGAGCATCTGGACAACAGGAATTGGTTAAAAATGCTCCATCATTGATAGTAGGTTTTGGATTTGGCGCTTCTTTCGTTGCGCTTTTCGCACAGTTAGGCGGTGGTATATACACAAAAGCTGCTGACGTAGGGGCTGACCTTGTCGGCAAGGTAGAAGCAGGCATTCCAGAGGATGATCCAAGAAATCCTGCAGTAATCGCTGATTTGGTTGGCGATAACGTTGGAGACTGTGCTGGAAGGGGAGCCGACCTGTTTGAATCAACAGCCGCTGAAAATATAGGTGCTATGATTTTGGGTGTAGGCTTGTATCCTGTCTTTGGATTAAAAGGCATATTGTTCCCGCTTGTAGCACGTGCTATTGGTATTATCGCTTCAATCATCGGTATTGTATTCGTAAACACGAAAGACGAATCAAAAGATCCTATGATTGCTTTAAACAAAGGATATTTTGTAACGACAATAATAAATATAATTGTACTTTTCTTCGCTGTGAAGGTTATGCTTTCAGGTCATTTGTCAAATGGAAATAGTGTAAATTATTTGCTTCTATACGGTGCAGCAGTTGCAGGCATATTGTTAAGCTACGTATTTGTATTTTTGACAAACTACTACACATCTATGAGCACAAGACCTGTTCAGGAGATCGCAAAGGCTTCAACAACAGGCGCAGCTACAAACATAATAACTGGTATCTCCGTAGGCATGGAGTCACCAGCACTTCCAGTCTTGTTCATATCTGCAGCAATAATCATAGCATACAGGCTTGGTGAATTGGCACTTCCAAATATAGCTACAGCGGGCTTCTATGGCACTGCCATAGCTACAATGGGAATGTTATCAACGACGGCATATATTTTAGCAATGGATACTTTTGGCCCTATAACTGACAACGCAGGTGGAATCACTGAAATGTCCGAAGCACCTGAATCTGTAAGGGTTGTCACAGATAGGCTTGATGCATGCGGAAATACGACAAAGGCATTGACAAAAGGTTATGCAGTAGGATCTGCAGCATTGGCAACATTCCTCCTTTTCTCTGCATACCTTGATGAAGTTAAGAAGATACTTGGCAAACCTATCGATTCTTGGTTTGCTGTAGACATAGGCAAACCTGAGGTTTTCATAGGAGCTTTTATAGGCGCTATGATAGTATTTCTTTTCAGCTCTACAGCTATAAGGGCTGTTGGTAAAGCGGCACAGTACGTCATACTGGAAGTCAGAAGGCAGTTTAAAGAAAACCCCGGCATCATGGAAGGCACATCAAAGCCAGACTACGCTAAGACAGTCGACATAGTCACAAAAGGTGCATTGAAAGAGATGGTAATCCCAGGTCTTATTGTCGTTGTTGCGCCTATCTTAGTAGGAATTTTGCTTGGAAAAGAATCTGCAGCAGCATTTTTGATGGTTGGTACAATATCCGGTGTAATAATGGCTTTGTTCTTAAACAATGGTGGTGGTGCATGGGATAATGCTAAGAAGTTCATCGAATTAGGAAACTATGGCGGTAAGAAGTCAGATGCGCATAAAGCAGGTGTTGTAGGCGATACAGTAGGTGACCCGTTTAAAGATACGGCAGGTCCGTCATTGCACGTTTTGATAAAACTTATAAGCACTATCACACTTGTGTTTGCATCCTTGTTTAGATAA